From Thermodesulfobacteriota bacterium, a single genomic window includes:
- a CDS encoding nucleotidyltransferase family protein has protein sequence MNPRSRTTAVVLAGGRGTRLADTLPDIPKALAEVSGRPFVRILLDRLEHFGIRRVVMCTGYLGRLVREALGDRHGALRLAYSQEESPLGTAGALGHARDLLQSDPVLVLNGDSYCHTDLERFFTWFQGHSADAGLVLTRVADTGRYGRVKADSAGVIMSFSEKTADSRPGLINAGIYLIRQRLVETIPRDTACSLETDIFPALAGSRLAGWATHDAFIDIGTRESFLKAPAFFANLGGQP, from the coding sequence ATGAACCCGCGCTCACGCACTACGGCGGTCGTTCTGGCCGGCGGACGGGGAACCCGCCTTGCCGATACCCTGCCGGATATCCCCAAGGCCCTGGCGGAAGTCAGCGGCAGACCGTTTGTCCGCATCCTGCTGGACCGGCTGGAACATTTCGGGATCCGGCGCGTGGTCATGTGTACGGGTTATCTCGGCCGGCTGGTCCGGGAAGCCCTGGGGGACCGGCACGGCGCCTTGAGGCTGGCTTATTCGCAGGAAGAATCGCCCCTGGGAACCGCCGGGGCCCTGGGTCATGCCCGGGATCTCCTGCAGTCGGACCCGGTGCTGGTGTTAAACGGAGACTCTTACTGCCATACGGATCTGGAAAGGTTTTTTACCTGGTTTCAGGGCCATTCCGCGGACGCGGGCCTTGTGCTGACACGGGTGGCGGATACCGGCCGTTACGGCCGGGTAAAGGCCGATTCGGCAGGTGTTATAATGTCATTTAGTGAAAAAACGGCGGATAGCCGACCGGGGCTGATCAACGCCGGAATTTATCTCATTCGCCAGCGGCTGGTGGAGACTATCCCCCGGGACACCGCCTGCTCCCTGGAAACAGATATCTTTCCGGCGCTGGCCGGAAGCCGGCTGGCCGGATGGGCGACGCACGATGCCTTCATCGACATCGGCACCAGGGAATCTTTCCTGAAGGCTCCGGCCTTTTTCGCGAACCTGGGTGGACAGCCATGA
- a CDS encoding radical SAM protein: MTDLILINPGNRKQAYGSLAESLAGVEPPLMMALLAAYLREKGFSVSIIDAEAEGLDADQTADIIARHAPRAVGIGAIGANPSASSTPKMTAIRPLLNRIKGRNLPCKTVLFGIHSSALPERTLREEAVDFVVRGEVFYPVEQLLRMLLSGEDAATINGLCLLRNDCFVDNGRADVVEDLDSLPLPAWDLLPMAKYRAHNWHCLDDVSRRSPYGVIYTSLGCPFHCDYCNIHEMYGGHPGIRFRSPGRVLEDIDRLYQEYKICHLKIMDELFVINENRVMEICDLLIERDYGLNIWAYARVDTVTGKVLKKLKQAGVNWLAFGIEAGADAVRQGVSKGRFDGDRIRDAVAKAHGAGINVLGNFMFGLPDDDMDTMGETLALARELECEYANFYTTMAYPGSALYEDAVTRGLPLPRTWGGFAQLSPEAMPLPTKHLTAAEVLRFRDDAFASYFSAPSYLAMIEKKFGPQAVVHIRRMLSLKLRRDILSGGG; the protein is encoded by the coding sequence ATGACCGACCTGATTCTCATCAATCCCGGCAACAGGAAACAGGCCTACGGCAGCCTGGCCGAAAGTCTGGCCGGCGTCGAACCGCCCCTGATGATGGCGCTTCTGGCGGCGTATCTCCGGGAGAAAGGGTTTTCCGTATCCATCATTGATGCTGAAGCCGAGGGCCTGGACGCCGATCAGACGGCGGATATAATTGCACGGCATGCCCCCAGGGCCGTGGGCATCGGCGCCATCGGCGCCAATCCTTCGGCCTCCTCAACCCCCAAGATGACGGCAATCCGCCCGTTGTTAAATCGCATCAAAGGCCGGAACCTGCCCTGCAAAACGGTTTTGTTCGGCATTCATTCTTCGGCCCTTCCGGAAAGAACACTCCGGGAAGAGGCGGTCGATTTTGTCGTGCGCGGAGAAGTCTTTTATCCCGTGGAACAGCTGCTGCGTATGCTTCTGTCCGGAGAAGACGCGGCTACCATTAACGGGCTCTGCCTCCTGCGGAACGATTGTTTTGTCGACAATGGCCGTGCGGATGTGGTCGAAGACCTGGACAGCCTGCCGTTGCCGGCCTGGGACCTGCTGCCCATGGCAAAATACCGGGCCCATAACTGGCACTGCCTTGATGATGTCTCCCGCCGTTCGCCTTACGGCGTTATTTACACCAGCCTGGGGTGCCCCTTTCATTGCGATTACTGCAATATTCACGAGATGTACGGCGGCCATCCCGGGATTCGTTTCCGCAGCCCCGGCCGGGTGCTGGAGGATATCGACCGGCTGTATCAGGAATACAAGATTTGCCATCTGAAAATCATGGATGAGCTTTTCGTCATCAATGAAAACCGGGTAATGGAAATATGCGACCTGCTGATTGAGCGCGACTACGGACTGAATATATGGGCTTATGCCCGGGTGGACACCGTAACCGGAAAAGTTCTGAAAAAATTAAAACAGGCCGGTGTCAACTGGCTGGCCTTCGGAATTGAAGCAGGAGCCGACGCCGTGCGGCAGGGGGTGTCCAAGGGGCGGTTTGACGGAGACAGGATCCGGGACGCCGTGGCCAAGGCCCATGGGGCCGGGATCAACGTTTTGGGCAATTTCATGTTCGGCCTGCCGGATGACGATATGGATACGATGGGAGAAACGCTGGCCCTGGCCCGGGAGCTGGAATGCGAGTATGCCAATTTTTACACTACCATGGCCTATCCGGGCTCGGCGCTCTATGAGGACGCCGTGACCCGCGGCCTGCCCCTTCCCCGGACCTGGGGCGGTTTTGCCCAGCTTTCTCCCGAGGCAATGCCGCTGCCGACAAAGCACTTGACCGCCGCTGAAGTTTTGCGTTTCCGGGACGACGCTTTCGCGTCATATTTCAGCGCGCCGTCATATCTTGCCATGATCGAAAAGAAGTTCGGCCCCCAGGCCGTTGTTCACATCCGCCGTATGCTGTCGCTTAAGCTGAGACGGGATATTCTGTCCGGCGGAGGATAA
- a CDS encoding NAD(P)-dependent oxidoreductase, with translation MPEKILVTGGAGYIGSILVPELLKRGMSVTVVDALIYRQQSLLDCCHYPGFDFIRGNICDTALMRRLLPQFDVVIPLAAIVGAPACGANPALTRLVNLEAHLDIIAGTSPSQKILFPTTNSGYGIGEKDAVCTESSPLRPVSEYGRMKVEVEKAFLDKGNAVTFRLATVFGISPRMRMDLLVNDFTWRAVKDRFIILFEEHFRRNYIHIRDVAGAFLFGLEHFDQMRGQPYNVGLSSANLTKRQLCERIRTHLPDFYIHSAPIGEDPDKRDYLVSNEKIEALGWRPHYTLDMGITELIRGYRMLSPNPYANV, from the coding sequence ATGCCGGAAAAAATACTGGTTACCGGCGGCGCCGGTTATATCGGCTCGATTCTCGTGCCGGAACTGTTAAAGCGGGGGATGTCCGTCACGGTGGTTGACGCGCTGATTTACCGGCAGCAGTCCCTTCTGGATTGCTGCCATTATCCCGGGTTTGACTTCATCCGGGGCAATATCTGCGATACGGCCCTGATGCGCCGCCTTCTGCCGCAATTTGACGTTGTCATTCCCCTGGCGGCCATCGTCGGCGCGCCCGCCTGCGGTGCCAACCCGGCCCTCACGCGCCTGGTCAACCTGGAGGCCCACCTGGACATTATCGCCGGGACCAGCCCGTCACAAAAAATTCTTTTTCCCACCACCAACAGCGGTTACGGCATTGGCGAAAAGGACGCGGTCTGCACCGAATCTTCCCCCCTGCGCCCGGTTTCCGAATATGGACGCATGAAAGTCGAGGTGGAAAAAGCCTTTCTGGACAAGGGCAACGCCGTTACCTTCCGGCTGGCCACCGTTTTCGGCATATCGCCCCGGATGCGGATGGATCTGCTGGTCAACGATTTCACCTGGCGGGCCGTAAAGGACCGTTTCATCATCCTTTTCGAGGAACATTTCCGCCGAAACTATATCCACATCCGGGACGTGGCCGGCGCCTTTCTTTTCGGTCTTGAGCATTTTGATCAAATGCGCGGGCAGCCTTACAACGTGGGCCTGTCTTCGGCCAATCTCACCAAAAGGCAGCTGTGTGAACGCATCCGGACGCACCTGCCCGACTTTTATATTCATTCCGCGCCGATCGGCGAAGATCCCGACAAAAGGGACTATCTGGTCAGCAATGAAAAGATCGAGGCCCTGGGCTGGCGGCCTCATTACACGCTGGACATGGGCATTACCGAACTGATCAGGGGATATCGGATGCTGTCTCCCAACCCGTATGCGAACGTATAA
- a CDS encoding transketolase C-terminal domain-containing protein — MKIAPKNNGFQRDIFWNTVYDYARTDPDIVIISADMGAPSLDRFRRDMPTQFVNVGIAEQNAIMLATGLVLTGKKVFTYAIAPFITLRCLEQIRVENAIMRTPITIVGVGAGFGYDDSGPTHHMIEDIAIMRAMPHIRIDSISDGTMAAHFAKISCAADKTITNYVRLDRQDQGSIYPDGTDFSRGLLLLRQEGDTCLVTTGSMTLTALAIADSLAKKGLRVGVMDLFNFPINESAFLETIRPFSRIITIEEHLLAGGLGSTVLEVVNDHQASISVHRFGISMDQGYCYKYGGREVIRQHYGLDKKTLLKKISTLV, encoded by the coding sequence TTGAAAATAGCACCTAAAAATAATGGCTTCCAGCGGGATATTTTCTGGAATACGGTTTATGATTACGCCCGCACGGACCCGGATATCGTCATTATCAGTGCCGACATGGGGGCACCTTCTCTGGACCGGTTCCGGCGGGACATGCCGACCCAGTTTGTCAATGTCGGCATTGCCGAACAGAACGCCATCATGCTGGCCACCGGGCTGGTGCTGACCGGCAAAAAAGTGTTCACCTACGCCATTGCCCCGTTTATTACCCTGCGCTGCCTGGAACAGATCCGGGTGGAAAATGCTATTATGCGCACCCCCATCACCATTGTCGGGGTCGGCGCCGGGTTTGGATACGATGACTCCGGGCCGACCCACCACATGATCGAGGATATCGCCATCATGCGCGCCATGCCCCATATCCGCATCGACAGCATTTCGGATGGAACCATGGCGGCCCATTTTGCGAAGATTTCCTGCGCGGCGGATAAAACAATTACCAACTATGTGCGACTGGACCGGCAGGACCAGGGATCGATCTATCCGGATGGAACGGATTTTTCGCGGGGACTTCTGCTCTTAAGGCAGGAAGGCGACACCTGCCTGGTGACGACCGGCAGCATGACGCTTACAGCCCTGGCCATCGCAGACTCACTTGCAAAAAAAGGCCTCCGGGTCGGGGTCATGGATCTGTTTAATTTTCCCATAAATGAGTCCGCGTTTCTGGAAACCATACGGCCTTTTTCCCGGATTATAACCATCGAGGAGCATCTGCTGGCTGGCGGACTGGGAAGCACGGTCCTGGAGGTCGTCAATGACCATCAGGCCTCCATCTCCGTCCATCGTTTTGGCATTTCCATGGATCAGGGATATTGTTACAAATATGGGGGCAGGGAGGTCATCCGCCAGCACTATGGCCTTGATAAAAAGACGCTGTTGAAAAAAATCTCAACGCTGGTGTAA
- a CDS encoding thiamine pyrophosphate-dependent enzyme: MRKKELIDFEERIKTLFENGEIRAPVHLSGGNEDTLIEIFRDYHEGDWIFSTWRNHYHWLLSGRDPRELERQILAGDSMSVFDDRFFTSSIVGGNAPIALGVALAIRLKGNSAGKDGAHPRVWCFLGDMAASGGLAGECIRYAQGHDLPVTYVIEDNGLSVTTDTGRAWGKGKKKKSRRYEYKRKYPHAGTGKHVKFD, from the coding sequence ATGCGGAAAAAAGAGCTGATTGATTTTGAGGAGCGGATTAAGACGCTTTTTGAAAACGGAGAAATACGGGCTCCCGTCCATCTGTCGGGCGGGAACGAAGACACCCTGATTGAAATATTCAGGGACTATCATGAGGGGGACTGGATTTTTTCCACCTGGCGGAACCACTACCACTGGCTCCTGTCCGGACGGGATCCGCGGGAACTCGAACGGCAGATCCTGGCCGGGGACTCCATGTCGGTTTTCGATGACCGGTTTTTCACCTCGTCCATTGTCGGCGGCAACGCGCCCATTGCTCTGGGCGTTGCCCTGGCCATCAGGCTGAAGGGAAACAGCGCCGGCAAAGACGGGGCCCACCCCCGTGTCTGGTGCTTTCTGGGCGACATGGCCGCTTCCGGGGGCCTGGCCGGAGAATGCATCCGGTATGCGCAAGGACACGATCTGCCGGTTACGTATGTCATCGAAGACAATGGCCTGTCCGTGACCACGGATACCGGCAGGGCCTGGGGGAAGGGGAAAAAGAAAAAGTCCCGCCGCTACGAATACAAACGAAAGTACCCCCATGCCGGGACGGGCAAACATGTCAAGTTCGATTAA
- a CDS encoding acyl-CoA dehydratase activase — protein sequence MAIVGFDTGSVSVSMVVLDENRAVVMKKYASHNGKVIETIRSFLSDLPLASGYISATDSSHVAIKAHRRYHAVMAEVRTLKERQPDARAMISAGGEKFYLTAFHPDGRYKSTKSNPSCAAGTGCFLDQQAGRLGFNHITRLCDMALSNTRRPLPIATRCAVFAKTDLIHAQQEGCSVPGICAGLCQGVAKNIADTLFSAAKPEGKVVMCGGVALNTAVVRYLEEQLNSRVEIDEFACFYGAMGAALLLADDLASGKKGAIFPAEELTEGSIILNKKVENPATCNPLTFNNPDYPDFSAVERWLYTTSNPNRPGAGVEVESHQTVRGDNTISVVLGLDIGATSTKAALMDGGRNVMAGFYTRTAADPVGAVCGVFEAIADFIRRKNMTLHVAGFATTGSGRKLIGALMGADASPDEITAHARAAVHIDPAVDTIIEIGGQDAKFTAIKNGMVSFARMNNACAAGTGSLIEDLAAQYNCPIDQISCLVEGVRAPLSSDRCAVFLERDITHLLNSGFNVAEALASAIHSVRENYLNKVAIKSAIGENISFQGATAKNRALVAAFEQKLQKTIKVTLYCHLAGAIGAALLLMDEKKMETRFSGLAIYDQKIPLTSEVCNLCTNHCQLTLAEVNGTTVAFGCSCGRDYNTKAHLKKADNGLDGVKKRRELKDKCFQRNPSLFNEITIGIPSALHVYDDLEFWQGFFTLLKINTITSRGFKDGITLGKKIAGADFCMPVTTAHGHACWLTDKSDYVFAPVYMEENTGSDIMQYCLYTQYVPALIKGVIPERTLMPLVRYLYSRRYVKKQLHAMLKGITRRNIGLYEVSAAYDRMMTLKKVSEKQIQKLGDTLIQNRDDISIVLLGRPYAILPSSIICRITDMLAEQGIATVYQDMLKVEADTTANIKSLLRSVNWHFGTKVLEAAEKTARTRGLYPVMVTCFKCSPDSFVMDYVKAIMDNHHKPYLILELDEHVSGIGYETRIESAIRVFRHHHQSSASALKINPGGYRRINPEKATTLKGKAVVLPNWDAYTFRLVRAVMESAGLDVYLIEETSDTIAKSLTDNSGQCAPVHAITQGFSETIIRNGLDPARTVLWMLRGRICNLPQYPHFIKTRLERYGQGLEKARVYTGGQLLMDISVKLFKHTYFAYMLGGFLRKAGCAIRPYETNKGETDRVLEQGLLLIEAAFGSNNSLDAAVAKTVEMLGAIPVKREKRTKVAIIGDLYVRDNHVMNQDVIAFIEAQGGEVVTTPYTETGKMIVRAHLKRRFNERRSTYNVALRSFMTTMQVFNVQLFGYKAILSTVTMMERKYLKLFNTLLDEAIHTYEDPVESILSPYGLTIESSGETQENVLKAHYLKKHYPDIDLFVQLSPAFCCPSLITEAMGAKIEQQTGIPIVTITYDGALGCKNDEIIPHLAYSGGREKYNAASKSKRF from the coding sequence ATGGCCATCGTCGGCTTTGATACGGGATCTGTTTCGGTCTCGATGGTTGTTCTTGATGAAAACCGAGCCGTTGTGATGAAAAAATATGCCTCCCACAATGGAAAGGTGATTGAAACGATTCGGTCTTTCTTATCCGATCTGCCGCTTGCGTCAGGTTATATCAGCGCCACCGACTCCAGTCATGTGGCAATCAAAGCCCATCGCCGTTACCATGCGGTGATGGCTGAGGTCCGGACGTTGAAGGAACGTCAACCGGATGCAAGGGCGATGATCAGCGCCGGAGGAGAAAAATTTTATTTAACAGCCTTTCATCCGGATGGGCGGTATAAATCGACTAAATCAAATCCATCCTGTGCCGCCGGTACCGGCTGTTTTCTTGATCAGCAGGCGGGGCGATTGGGCTTCAATCATATCACCAGGCTATGTGATATGGCCTTGTCGAATACCAGAAGGCCGTTGCCGATTGCTACCCGTTGCGCCGTTTTCGCGAAAACCGATTTAATCCATGCCCAGCAGGAGGGCTGCTCTGTCCCGGGAATATGTGCCGGGCTATGCCAGGGAGTGGCGAAAAACATAGCCGACACGCTGTTTTCCGCCGCAAAGCCTGAAGGAAAAGTTGTCATGTGCGGCGGCGTGGCCTTAAATACTGCCGTGGTTCGATATCTTGAAGAACAGCTCAACAGCAGAGTGGAAATCGATGAATTCGCCTGTTTTTATGGGGCTATGGGGGCGGCCCTCCTGCTGGCTGATGATCTGGCATCGGGGAAGAAGGGAGCGATTTTTCCGGCTGAAGAGTTGACTGAAGGCTCAATTATATTAAACAAAAAAGTCGAAAACCCAGCAACCTGTAACCCGCTGACTTTTAACAATCCAGACTATCCGGACTTCTCAGCCGTTGAAAGATGGCTTTATACCACATCCAATCCGAACCGGCCTGGTGCCGGGGTTGAAGTGGAATCCCATCAAACAGTCCGCGGCGATAACACCATTTCCGTTGTTCTGGGCCTGGATATCGGGGCCACCAGCACAAAGGCCGCGCTGATGGATGGGGGCAGAAACGTCATGGCCGGTTTTTACACCCGGACGGCAGCAGATCCGGTAGGGGCGGTCTGCGGTGTTTTTGAAGCGATCGCGGATTTTATCAGACGGAAAAACATGACGCTGCATGTGGCCGGATTCGCCACCACCGGGTCAGGCAGAAAGCTGATTGGCGCCCTGATGGGGGCGGACGCATCTCCTGATGAGATCACCGCTCATGCCAGGGCAGCGGTACACATCGATCCCGCTGTTGATACCATTATCGAAATTGGCGGCCAGGACGCCAAATTCACCGCCATCAAAAACGGTATGGTATCCTTTGCCAGAATGAACAATGCCTGCGCCGCTGGGACCGGGAGCCTTATTGAAGACCTGGCGGCGCAATATAACTGCCCGATTGATCAGATATCTTGCCTGGTGGAAGGCGTAAGGGCGCCGCTATCCAGTGACCGCTGCGCGGTATTTCTGGAAAGGGATATTACCCATCTGTTAAACAGCGGATTCAATGTGGCCGAAGCCCTGGCTTCAGCGATTCATTCAGTCAGAGAAAATTATCTGAACAAAGTGGCCATAAAGAGTGCTATCGGGGAGAACATTTCTTTCCAGGGAGCGACGGCAAAAAACAGGGCCCTGGTCGCGGCGTTTGAGCAAAAACTGCAAAAAACCATAAAGGTCACTTTGTATTGCCACTTGGCCGGTGCTATCGGGGCCGCTTTGCTTCTGATGGACGAAAAGAAGATGGAAACCCGGTTTTCCGGACTTGCGATTTATGACCAGAAGATCCCTTTGACTTCAGAAGTGTGTAATCTTTGTACCAATCACTGTCAGCTGACTCTGGCGGAAGTAAACGGCACAACCGTTGCGTTCGGTTGTTCATGCGGTCGCGATTACAACACAAAAGCGCATTTGAAAAAGGCCGATAACGGGCTTGACGGCGTGAAAAAGCGACGGGAGTTAAAAGATAAATGTTTTCAACGGAACCCTTCTCTTTTTAACGAGATCACCATCGGTATTCCATCGGCCCTGCATGTTTATGATGACCTGGAATTCTGGCAGGGCTTTTTCACCCTTCTCAAGATCAATACCATTACGTCCAGAGGGTTTAAAGACGGCATTACGCTTGGGAAGAAAATTGCCGGCGCGGATTTCTGCATGCCGGTAACAACCGCTCACGGGCATGCCTGCTGGTTGACGGATAAGAGCGACTATGTGTTTGCGCCGGTGTATATGGAAGAAAACACCGGGAGCGATATTATGCAGTATTGCTTGTATACACAATATGTTCCCGCATTGATTAAGGGGGTTATTCCCGAAAGAACGCTGATGCCGCTGGTGCGTTATTTGTATTCCAGGCGTTATGTCAAAAAGCAGCTTCATGCCATGTTAAAAGGCATCACCCGCCGTAACATCGGTCTTTATGAGGTGTCCGCTGCTTATGACCGGATGATGACGCTTAAAAAGGTGTCCGAAAAACAGATACAGAAACTTGGAGACACCCTCATACAAAACCGGGATGATATTTCTATTGTCCTTCTGGGTAGGCCTTACGCCATTCTGCCGTCTTCCATAATCTGTCGAATTACTGACATGCTGGCCGAACAGGGCATCGCGACTGTCTATCAGGATATGCTTAAAGTCGAAGCCGATACGACCGCAAACATTAAATCGCTGTTAAGAAGCGTCAACTGGCATTTTGGCACAAAAGTGCTGGAGGCAGCGGAAAAAACAGCCCGGACCCGGGGGCTTTACCCGGTGATGGTCACATGTTTTAAATGCTCGCCGGACAGTTTTGTCATGGATTACGTTAAGGCAATTATGGATAATCACCACAAGCCTTATCTTATTCTGGAGTTGGATGAACATGTTTCCGGCATAGGCTATGAAACCCGGATTGAATCGGCCATCAGGGTATTCCGGCATCATCATCAGTCATCCGCATCAGCGCTGAAGATTAACCCTGGCGGCTACAGAAGAATAAATCCGGAGAAAGCGACCACGCTGAAGGGTAAAGCCGTGGTTCTTCCCAACTGGGACGCCTATACCTTCCGGTTGGTCAGGGCGGTCATGGAATCCGCGGGCCTTGACGTGTACCTGATAGAAGAAACGTCGGACACCATTGCGAAAAGCCTTACGGATAATAGTGGTCAGTGCGCTCCTGTACATGCCATAACTCAGGGGTTCTCGGAAACCATTATCAGAAACGGGCTTGACCCCGCCCGGACCGTTCTCTGGATGCTGCGGGGAAGGATCTGCAATCTGCCGCAATACCCCCACTTTATTAAAACCCGCCTGGAACGATATGGGCAGGGTTTGGAGAAAGCCCGGGTGTATACCGGCGGGCAGTTGTTGATGGACATTTCCGTAAAGCTGTTTAAGCACACCTATTTCGCTTATATGCTCGGCGGTTTTTTGCGTAAAGCCGGTTGCGCCATCAGGCCTTATGAAACAAACAAAGGGGAAACGGACCGCGTTCTTGAACAAGGCCTTTTACTTATCGAAGCCGCATTCGGGAGCAACAACTCATTGGATGCGGCGGTGGCGAAAACGGTTGAAATGCTCGGGGCGATCCCCGTAAAACGGGAAAAACGGACCAAAGTGGCGATTATCGGGGATCTTTACGTTCGAGACAACCATGTGATGAATCAGGATGTGATCGCCTTTATAGAAGCACAGGGCGGGGAGGTGGTGACGACGCCATATACGGAAACAGGCAAGATGATTGTCAGAGCCCACTTGAAGCGGCGGTTTAATGAAAGGCGAAGCACGTACAACGTCGCCCTCAGGTCTTTTATGACAACCATGCAGGTGTTTAATGTGCAGCTTTTCGGATACAAGGCGATTTTATCGACCGTCACCATGATGGAAAGAAAATACCTGAAACTGTTTAACACGCTTTTGGATGAAGCGATTCATACCTATGAGGATCCGGTCGAGTCGATTTTGTCGCCTTACGGGCTCACCATTGAAAGCAGCGGAGAGACCCAGGAAAATGTTTTAAAAGCTCATTATCTAAAAAAACATTATCCTGATATTGATTTGTTTGTTCAGTTGAGCCCGGCTTTCTGCTGCCCCTCACTGATTACCGAGGCCATGGGCGCTAAAATTGAACAGCAAACCGGAATACCGATAGTCACGATCACCTATGACGGCGCGCTTGGCTGTAAAAATGATGAGATCATCCCGCATCTGGCCTATTCGGGCGGCCGTGAAAAGTATAATGCCGCTTCCAAATCAAAGCGATTTTAA
- a CDS encoding kinase, protein MIISRTPFRISFFGGGTDYPEWYRAEGGSVLATSIDKYCWIFCRYLPPFFEHRLRIVYSNIELCQTFEEIRHPAVRETLRFLNQRKGVEIHHNGDLPARSGMGSSSSFTVGLLHALYALRGKAPDARQLAMESIHIEQEMIRETVGSQDQFSVAVGGLNRIDFHPSGQIDLLPLSLPKARAEELNRHLMLFYTGIRRTASDVAGSYVKTLKDRGPLLRQMGRMVDTGISFLTDNGDLNRFGDLLHEAWMAKRQLSPDVSTPDIDRLYLLSRQAGAIGGKIVGAGGGGFLLLFVPPESQKAVLETLKHLIHVPFCFESEGSRIIFQGHDTNEPRD, encoded by the coding sequence ATGATCATCAGCCGAACACCGTTTCGAATCTCCTTTTTCGGGGGCGGCACCGATTACCCGGAATGGTATCGGGCCGAAGGCGGTAGCGTACTGGCCACGTCCATCGATAAATACTGCTGGATTTTCTGTCGTTATCTGCCGCCGTTTTTTGAGCACCGGCTGCGGATTGTTTATTCGAATATCGAGTTGTGTCAAACGTTTGAAGAGATCCGCCATCCCGCGGTCCGGGAAACCCTTCGTTTTTTAAATCAACGGAAGGGCGTCGAAATCCATCATAACGGCGACCTGCCGGCCAGAAGCGGCATGGGATCAAGCTCGTCTTTTACGGTCGGCCTGCTGCACGCGCTTTACGCCCTGCGGGGAAAAGCGCCGGATGCCCGGCAACTGGCCATGGAAAGCATCCATATCGAACAGGAAATGATCCGGGAAACGGTCGGTTCCCAGGATCAGTTTTCCGTGGCCGTCGGCGGTTTGAACCGGATCGATTTTCACCCCTCCGGCCAAATCGACCTCCTGCCCCTGTCCCTGCCCAAAGCCCGGGCGGAAGAGCTGAACCGTCACCTGATGCTGTTCTATACCGGTATCCGGCGAACGGCCTCGGACGTGGCCGGAAGTTACGTCAAAACCCTGAAAGACCGGGGCCCGCTCCTGCGTCAGATGGGCCGGATGGTAGACACGGGAATCTCTTTTCTGACCGACAACGGCGACCTTAATCGCTTCGGCGATCTGCTGCACGAGGCCTGGATGGCCAAGCGCCAGCTCAGCCCGGACGTGTCCACCCCCGATATTGACCGGCTTTACCTCTTGTCCCGCCAGGCCGGGGCCATCGGGGGAAAAATCGTGGGCGCCGGCGGCGGCGGCTTTCTTCTCCTTTTTGTCCCGCCGGAAAGCCAGAAGGCGGTGCTGGAAACATTAAAACACCTGATTCACGTACCCTTTTGCTTTGAGTCCGAAGGCAGCCGGATCATCTTTCAGGGGCATGACACAAATGAACCGCGCGATTAA
- a CDS encoding glycosyltransferase family 2 protein, translating to MTVTLLIPTLNEIDGMKAIMPRVKNEWVDQLIIVDGGSVDGTTEYVKANGWTLIEQKQPGLRHAYNEALARVTGDIVITFSPDGNSIPELIPALIDKMNENYDMVIVSRYLDNARSADDDLLTAFGNRLFTGTVNLLYGSRYTDCMVMFRAFKTRIFYDLELNREDGFILAEKLFGTRIGTEPLLSVRAAKRKLRVAEIPGDEPPRIGGQRKLQIWRWGAAYYFQFVRELFVWR from the coding sequence ATGACCGTTACGCTGCTTATCCCCACCTTAAACGAAATCGACGGGATGAAGGCCATCATGCCGCGCGTCAAAAACGAGTGGGTTGATCAGCTCATCATCGTGGACGGCGGTTCCGTCGACGGCACCACTGAATACGTCAAAGCCAACGGCTGGACGCTGATCGAGCAGAAGCAGCCCGGGCTGCGGCATGCCTATAACGAAGCCCTTGCCCGGGTGACCGGCGATATCGTCATCACTTTCAGCCCGGACGGCAACTCCATTCCGGAGCTGATTCCCGCGCTGATCGACAAAATGAACGAAAATTATGACATGGTCATCGTCTCCCGGTATCTGGACAACGCCAGGAGCGCGGATGACGACCTGCTGACCGCCTTCGGCAACCGGCTGTTCACCGGGACCGTCAACCTGCTCTACGGCTCCCGCTATACCGACTGCATGGTCATGTTCCGGGCCTTTAAGACCCGGATCTTCTATGATCTTGAATTGAACCGGGAGGACGGCTTTATCCTGGCGGAAAAACTGTTTGGCACCCGGATCGGCACCGAGCCACTGCTGTCGGTGCGGGCAGCCAAGCGCAAGCTGCGCGTCGCCGAAATTCCGGGAGACGAACCGCCGCGCATTGGCGGCCAGCGGAAACTGCAGATCTGGCGCTGGGGGGCTGCCTATTATTTTCAGTTTGTGCGTGAACTTTTTGTGTGGCGGTAA